The Lonsdalea populi genome window below encodes:
- a CDS encoding branched-chain amino acid ABC transporter permease: MDFAVFLQQVVNGMSLGSMYALIAIGYTMVYGVLRLINFAHADIMMVGAFVALISFTSFGLPFGAAILFSVLVSALLGVAIDRIAYRPLRQASKISMLITAIGVSFFLENLFNVVFGGSPRFFESPPFFNQTITLGQIVITQVAWMVPLITLVLLAIILFILYRTRQGMAIRAVAFDVNTVRLMGIDANHIISLVFALGSALASLGGVFYAISYPTIDPLMGVLIGLKAFAAAVLGGIGSVTGAVIGGFILGFTEVVAVAVFPELGGYKDAFAFLFLILVLLFRPVGIMGDERLERSRF; the protein is encoded by the coding sequence ATGGATTTTGCCGTTTTTTTACAGCAGGTGGTCAATGGCATGAGCCTTGGCAGTATGTATGCGCTGATCGCGATTGGTTACACCATGGTGTATGGCGTACTACGGCTGATTAACTTCGCCCATGCGGATATCATGATGGTCGGCGCCTTTGTGGCGCTGATCAGCTTTACCTCCTTCGGGCTGCCTTTCGGGGCAGCTATTTTGTTTTCGGTGCTGGTCTCGGCCCTGCTCGGGGTCGCTATCGATCGCATCGCCTATCGCCCGCTGCGGCAGGCGTCCAAAATCTCCATGCTGATCACCGCCATCGGCGTCAGCTTCTTTCTGGAGAATCTCTTTAACGTCGTGTTCGGCGGCAGCCCGCGTTTCTTCGAATCGCCGCCGTTTTTCAATCAGACGATAACGCTCGGTCAAATCGTGATCACCCAGGTGGCCTGGATGGTGCCGCTGATCACGCTGGTGCTGCTGGCGATCATTTTGTTCATTCTGTACCGCACCCGACAGGGGATGGCGATCCGCGCGGTGGCGTTCGACGTCAATACCGTTCGCCTGATGGGCATTGATGCTAATCACATCATTTCGCTGGTGTTTGCGCTGGGGAGCGCGCTGGCGTCGCTGGGCGGCGTGTTCTATGCCATCAGTTACCCAACCATCGATCCGCTGATGGGGGTATTGATCGGCCTGAAAGCCTTCGCCGCAGCGGTACTGGGCGGGATCGGCAGCGTCACCGGGGCGGTGATCGGCGGCTTTATCCTGGGCTTTACCGAAGTGGTGGCGGTCGCCGTTTTTCCGGAGTTGGGCGGGTACAAAGATGCTTTCGCCTTCCTGTTTTTAATTTTGGTGCTGCTGTTCAGACCGGTGGGCATCATGGGTGATGAACGATTGGAAAGGAGCCGCTTCTGA
- a CDS encoding branched-chain amino acid ABC transporter permease, giving the protein MKMPQTSSSLLLCYIALFALAFLALYSLQDAFDAYVLRIVCNIFIFMILAVSYNLINGVTGQLSLEPNGFVAIGAYVTALLLLTADNKTDMFEMAAPSPFILALHTTFLPALIISGVCAAVVAVCLSFPVFRVRGDYLAIVTLGFGFIIKILAINNPQITNGAIGLNEIPQVENILYWCGFIALIAVLFVLQLVYSKYGRAMKAVRDDEDAAIAMGINTFRIKTCAFATSAFFEGIGGGLLASLLTIISPDLFDFMLTFQLLIIIVLGGLGSTTGAILGTIVVVGSGEWLRFLDQPLTLFGQDLGSHPGLRMVVFSLVLLIIMLFAREGLLGKQEIWEIRRRRQNGK; this is encoded by the coding sequence ATGAAAATGCCGCAGACCTCCTCTTCGCTGCTGTTGTGCTATATCGCACTGTTCGCGCTGGCGTTTCTAGCGCTTTATTCTTTGCAGGACGCGTTCGACGCCTATGTGCTGCGCATCGTCTGCAACATCTTTATCTTTATGATCCTGGCGGTCAGCTACAACCTGATCAACGGGGTGACCGGCCAGCTCTCGTTAGAGCCGAACGGTTTTGTCGCCATTGGCGCATACGTGACGGCGCTGTTGTTGCTGACTGCGGACAACAAAACGGACATGTTCGAAATGGCTGCGCCGAGCCCGTTCATTCTGGCTTTGCACACGACGTTCCTGCCCGCGCTAATCATCAGCGGCGTCTGCGCCGCGGTGGTCGCCGTCTGTCTGTCGTTCCCGGTCTTTCGCGTGCGTGGCGACTACCTCGCCATCGTCACACTGGGCTTTGGATTCATTATCAAGATCCTGGCGATTAACAATCCGCAGATCACCAACGGCGCCATCGGGCTGAATGAGATCCCGCAGGTAGAGAACATCCTGTATTGGTGCGGATTCATCGCGCTCATCGCCGTGCTGTTCGTCCTGCAACTGGTGTATTCCAAATACGGACGCGCGATGAAGGCGGTACGCGATGACGAAGACGCCGCAATCGCCATGGGGATCAACACCTTCCGCATCAAGACCTGCGCTTTCGCGACCAGCGCGTTTTTCGAAGGCATCGGCGGCGGCCTGCTGGCCTCGCTGCTCACCATTATTTCGCCGGATCTGTTCGACTTTATGCTGACCTTCCAGTTGCTGATCATCATCGTACTGGGCGGACTGGGCAGCACCACCGGCGCGATCCTGGGGACGATCGTCGTGGTGGGCAGCGGCGAATGGCTGCGCTTCCTCGATCAGCCGCTGACGCTGTTCGGTCAGGATTTGGGCTCGCACCCCGGCCTGCGGATGGTGGTGTTCTCGCTGGTGCTGCTGATCATCATGCTGTTTGCGCGTGAAGGGCTGCTAGGCAAACAGGAAATCTGGGAAATTCGCAGGAGACGTCAGAATGGCAAATGA
- a CDS encoding ABC transporter ATP-binding protein: protein MANEALLRVADVTMQFGGLRAIDGVSFHIAPAEIFGLIGPNGAGKTTLFNVITANYKPTGGTVELASQALTGLKPNQVVNRGIARTFQNIRLFPSMTVLDNVLIGLDRFIHYSFLEAALRCGRFFAAEKRAREKAMQLLEYIGIAEHAHSLATNLSYGNQRKVEIARALATSPKLLLLDEPAAGMNPRETAELAQLIFKMRKDFGLTVLVIEHDMSFVNSLCERVIVLDYGKALFSGTPNEAINHPDVIAAYLGDIDYA, encoded by the coding sequence ATGGCAAATGAGGCATTACTCCGCGTTGCGGACGTCACCATGCAGTTTGGCGGACTGCGCGCCATCGACGGCGTCAGTTTTCACATTGCGCCTGCCGAGATCTTCGGGCTGATCGGACCGAACGGCGCGGGTAAAACCACGCTGTTCAACGTGATTACGGCCAACTATAAACCGACCGGCGGCACGGTGGAGCTGGCGTCTCAGGCGCTGACCGGGTTGAAACCGAATCAGGTGGTGAACCGGGGGATCGCCAGAACGTTCCAGAATATCCGGCTGTTTCCGTCCATGACGGTGCTCGACAACGTGTTGATCGGACTCGATCGCTTTATTCATTACTCTTTCCTCGAGGCAGCCCTGCGCTGCGGGCGTTTTTTCGCGGCGGAGAAACGCGCGCGGGAAAAAGCGATGCAGCTGCTGGAGTACATCGGCATTGCCGAACACGCCCATTCGCTGGCGACCAATCTGAGTTACGGCAATCAGCGAAAGGTGGAAATCGCGCGGGCGCTGGCGACATCGCCCAAACTGCTGTTGCTGGACGAGCCCGCCGCGGGGATGAACCCTCGCGAGACCGCCGAACTGGCGCAGCTCATTTTCAAAATGCGGAAGGACTTCGGACTGACGGTGTTGGTGATAGAACATGATATGTCGTTTGTGAACTCCCTGTGCGAGCGGGTGATAGTGCTGGATTACGGCAAGGCGCTGTTTAGCGGCACGCCGAATGAAGCCATCAATCATCCTGACGTCATCGCCGCCTATCTGGGAGACATCGATTATGCTTAA
- a CDS encoding ABC transporter ATP-binding protein, whose amino-acid sequence MLKATDLRVFYGLIQGLKGIDIEVNNSEIVTLIGSNGAGKTSTLNGIINLVKSTGVVNFLNEDISHRQTHQIVRQGLALVPEGRKVFTNLTIEENLRMGAYNNPVRFSYLRDKMYAMFPRLKERRAQLAGTMSGGEQQMLAIARALMSEPALLMLDEPSLGLAPKVVGELFNIIRQLREEKITILLVEQNATAALKIADRAYVLENGKIVLHGAAQEVLANPEVKTLYLGG is encoded by the coding sequence ATGCTTAAAGCGACCGATCTACGGGTCTTCTATGGTCTGATTCAAGGGCTGAAGGGGATCGATATCGAGGTCAACAACAGCGAGATCGTGACGTTGATCGGCAGTAACGGTGCCGGGAAAACGTCGACGCTGAACGGCATCATCAATCTGGTGAAATCCACCGGCGTGGTCAATTTTCTCAACGAAGATATTTCCCACCGGCAAACGCACCAGATCGTGCGTCAGGGGCTGGCGCTGGTGCCTGAAGGGCGCAAGGTGTTCACTAACCTGACCATCGAAGAAAATCTGCGGATGGGGGCGTACAACAATCCGGTGAGGTTCAGCTATCTGCGCGACAAGATGTACGCCATGTTCCCTCGCCTGAAAGAGCGGCGCGCGCAGCTGGCGGGGACGATGAGCGGTGGAGAGCAGCAGATGCTGGCGATTGCCCGGGCGTTGATGAGCGAACCGGCTTTGCTGATGCTGGACGAGCCTAGTCTGGGGCTGGCGCCGAAGGTGGTGGGTGAGCTGTTCAACATCATCCGTCAACTGCGCGAGGAGAAGATCACAATCCTGCTGGTCGAGCAGAATGCGACCGCGGCGTTGAAAATCGCCGACCGGGCCTACGTGCTGGAAAACGGTAAGATCGTTCTGCATGGAGCGGCGCAGGAGGTTCTGGCGAATCCGGAGGTGAAGACCCTGTATCTCGGCGGGTGA
- a CDS encoding DedA family protein: MQAWLEHVVTQSLAYSLLAVLLVAFLESLALVGLLLPGTLMMASLGTLIGSGHLGLYPAWGVGIIGCLLGDWISYYIGWRFKDRLHGWSFVQKHSAYLYRIEKMLHQHHLATILVGRFIGPTRPLIPMVAGMLELPPKRFLVPNIIGCLTWPPLYLMPGILAGVAIDIPPAADSGSFRWLLLAAAALTWTAGWLLWRCRRVPVEGWLTPARLRWLAPIATVAAAFSLILLWRHPLMPVYLHLLRQIFNV, translated from the coding sequence ATGCAAGCCTGGCTTGAGCACGTGGTTACTCAATCGTTGGCCTATTCACTGCTGGCCGTTTTGCTGGTGGCTTTTCTGGAGTCGCTGGCGTTGGTGGGGCTGCTGCTGCCGGGCACCTTGATGATGGCGTCGCTGGGCACCTTGATCGGCAGCGGACACCTGGGACTTTATCCGGCCTGGGGAGTGGGCATTATCGGCTGCCTGCTGGGGGATTGGATTTCCTATTACATCGGCTGGCGCTTTAAGGATCGGCTGCACGGCTGGTCATTCGTCCAGAAGCACAGCGCCTATCTCTATCGCATCGAAAAAATGCTGCATCAGCACCATCTCGCCACCATTCTGGTCGGGCGCTTTATCGGTCCGACCCGGCCGCTCATCCCCATGGTCGCCGGTATGCTGGAACTGCCGCCGAAACGATTCTTGGTACCGAACATCATCGGCTGCCTGACCTGGCCTCCGTTATATCTGATGCCGGGCATTCTGGCGGGGGTGGCGATCGATATTCCCCCCGCAGCGGACAGCGGCAGCTTTCGCTGGCTGCTTCTCGCCGCTGCCGCACTGACCTGGACGGCCGGTTGGCTGCTATGGCGCTGCCGACGCGTGCCGGTGGAGGGATGGCTGACGCCAGCGCGTTTACGCTGGCTGGCGCCGATAGCGACGGTCGCCGCCGCCTTCAGTCTGATCTTGCTGTGGCGGCACCCGCTGATGCCGGTCTATCTCCACCTGCTGCGGCAGATTTTCAACGTCTGA
- the ilvN gene encoding acetolactate synthase small subunit codes for MQTASSSTQVTLELSVHNHPGVMSHVCGLFARRAFNVEGIMCMPLPGGEQSRIWLLVNDDDRLAQMISQVEKLEDVLQVRRHGDDTRIFEQVAEFYR; via the coding sequence ATGCAGACCGCATCCTCTTCAACCCAGGTCACGCTGGAGCTGTCCGTACATAACCATCCCGGCGTCATGTCTCATGTCTGCGGCCTGTTCGCCCGCCGGGCGTTCAACGTCGAAGGCATCATGTGTATGCCGCTGCCAGGGGGCGAACAAAGCCGTATCTGGCTGCTGGTGAACGACGACGACCGGCTGGCGCAGATGATCAGTCAAGTGGAAAAGCTGGAAGATGTGTTGCAGGTCCGCCGCCACGGCGACGATACCCGCATTTTCGAGCAGGTGGCGGAGTTCTACCGCTAA
- the ilvB gene encoding acetolactate synthase large subunit: MRYTGAELIVHILEQQGITTVTGIPGGAALPLYDALGQSRTLRHVLARHEQGAGFIAQGMARASGKAAVCMASSGPGATNLLTAIADAKLDSIPLVCITAQVSSNMIGSDAFQEVDTYGISIPVTKHNYLVRDINELAHVMNEAFRIAQSGRPGPVWIDVPKDVQTATIELDALPAPAPNDAPVAAEPQALEQAAAMINAARRPVLYLGGGIVSAGAHQQAIQLAESAGIPTTMTLMALGAMPADHPLSLGMLGMHGARSTNMILQQSDLLIVMGARFDDRAIGKAEQFCPNASIIHMDIDAAELGKIRQPHVALHADVAQGLTQLLPLIEPQTRADWRQQVSELQQAFPANLQQDDPLSHYGLIHAVAESLDDSAIISTDVGQHQMWVAQSYPLRRTRQWLTSGGLGTMGFGVPAAIGAALAEPDRTVVCFSGDGSLMMNIQELATLAEQRLNVKIVLMNNQALGMVHQQQDLFYEQRYVASDYSYQANFLAIATGFGLATCDLNAAEDPQAALRKILNQPGPALIHALIDVNEKVYPMVPPGAANIEMIGD, encoded by the coding sequence ATGCGTTATACCGGAGCTGAGCTGATCGTCCACATCCTGGAACAGCAAGGCATCACGACCGTCACGGGTATCCCCGGCGGGGCCGCCCTGCCGCTGTACGATGCGCTGGGACAAAGCCGAACCCTTCGCCACGTACTGGCGCGACACGAACAAGGCGCGGGCTTCATCGCTCAGGGCATGGCGCGAGCCAGCGGCAAAGCGGCGGTCTGCATGGCCTCCAGCGGCCCCGGCGCGACCAACCTGCTGACCGCGATTGCGGATGCGAAACTCGATTCCATTCCGCTGGTCTGCATAACCGCTCAGGTCTCCTCCAATATGATCGGCAGCGATGCCTTCCAGGAAGTGGACACCTACGGCATCTCCATCCCCGTGACCAAGCACAACTATCTGGTGCGCGACATCAATGAGCTGGCCCACGTGATGAACGAAGCGTTCCGCATCGCGCAGTCAGGCCGTCCCGGCCCGGTGTGGATCGACGTGCCGAAAGATGTACAGACGGCCACCATTGAGCTGGATGCCCTGCCTGCGCCTGCGCCGAACGACGCACCGGTGGCCGCCGAGCCGCAGGCCCTTGAGCAGGCGGCCGCGATGATCAACGCCGCCCGCCGTCCCGTGCTGTATCTCGGCGGCGGGATCGTCAGCGCCGGCGCGCATCAGCAGGCGATCCAACTGGCGGAGTCCGCCGGTATTCCCACCACCATGACATTGATGGCGCTCGGCGCAATGCCTGCCGATCATCCGCTATCGCTGGGCATGTTGGGCATGCACGGCGCACGATCCACCAACATGATCCTGCAACAGTCCGATCTGTTGATCGTCATGGGCGCGCGCTTCGACGATCGCGCTATCGGCAAAGCCGAGCAGTTCTGCCCGAACGCCAGCATCATCCACATGGACATCGACGCCGCCGAGCTGGGCAAAATTCGCCAACCGCACGTGGCGCTGCATGCAGACGTCGCACAAGGGTTGACGCAGCTGCTGCCGCTGATCGAGCCCCAGACGCGCGCCGACTGGCGCCAGCAGGTGAGCGAGCTGCAGCAGGCGTTCCCCGCCAATCTGCAACAGGATGATCCGCTCAGCCACTACGGCCTGATCCATGCCGTCGCCGAATCGCTGGACGACAGCGCTATTATCTCCACCGATGTCGGTCAACATCAGATGTGGGTCGCCCAGTCGTACCCGCTGCGCCGCACGCGCCAATGGCTGACGTCTGGCGGTTTGGGGACCATGGGATTCGGCGTGCCGGCCGCCATCGGCGCCGCGCTGGCGGAGCCCGATCGCACCGTGGTGTGCTTCTCCGGCGACGGCAGCCTGATGATGAATATTCAGGAACTGGCGACGCTGGCCGAACAGCGCCTTAACGTCAAAATCGTGCTGATGAACAATCAGGCGCTGGGCATGGTCCACCAGCAGCAGGATCTGTTCTACGAACAGCGTTACGTGGCGTCCGACTACAGCTATCAGGCCAATTTCCTGGCGATTGCCACCGGTTTCGGGCTGGCGACCTGTGATTTGAACGCGGCGGAAGATCCGCAGGCCGCTCTGCGCAAGATTCTGAATCAGCCGGGTCCAGCGCTGATTCATGCGCTGATCGACGTGAATGAAAAAGTCTATCCGATGGTGCCGCCGGGCGCCGCCAACATTGAGATGATTGGAGATTAA
- a CDS encoding ilvB operon leader peptide IvbL, which yields MKHTSSTLALSNTALVDAVVVVRLVVVVVVGNAP from the coding sequence GTGAAACACACGTCCTCCACGCTAGCACTATCCAACACCGCACTTGTCGATGCGGTCGTCGTCGTGCGCCTAGTGGTCGTCGTCGTGGTCGGCAACGCGCCGTAA
- the thiQ gene encoding thiamine ABC transporter ATP-binding protein ThiQ: protein MIVLDKLTYLYQHQPMRFDLRVEAGERVAVLGPSGAGKSSLLSLIAGFLPAESGQLMLNGVDHRQTPPAKRPVSILFQENNLFPHLTLSQNIALGLHPGLKLTPPQRKELARIAERVGLTALLDRLPAQASGGQRQRAALARCLLRQQPILLLDEPFSALDPALRAEMLTLVDDVCRDRQLTLLMVSHHLDDAARIADRTALVVDGRVAYDGSTHDLQQGRVAAAGILGIAPVEQNKN, encoded by the coding sequence ATGATCGTTCTCGATAAATTGACCTATCTCTACCAGCACCAGCCGATGCGGTTCGATCTGCGCGTGGAAGCCGGTGAACGCGTCGCCGTGCTCGGTCCCAGCGGCGCGGGCAAAAGCTCGCTGCTCAGCCTTATCGCCGGTTTTCTCCCGGCGGAGAGCGGCCAGCTCATGCTGAACGGCGTCGACCACCGCCAGACGCCACCGGCCAAGAGACCGGTATCGATTCTGTTTCAGGAAAATAATCTCTTCCCCCACCTGACGCTGTCGCAGAATATTGCTCTGGGGCTGCATCCCGGTCTTAAGCTGACGCCGCCACAGCGCAAGGAGTTAGCCCGCATCGCTGAACGCGTCGGGTTGACCGCGCTGCTGGATCGCCTGCCGGCGCAGGCGTCGGGCGGCCAACGGCAACGGGCGGCGCTGGCGCGTTGCCTGTTGCGTCAGCAGCCGATCCTGCTGCTGGACGAGCCGTTCTCCGCGCTCGACCCGGCGTTGCGTGCGGAAATGCTGACGCTGGTCGACGACGTATGTCGCGATCGCCAACTGACGCTGCTGATGGTCTCGCACCATCTCGACGATGCCGCCCGCATCGCCGATCGCACGGCGTTGGTGGTTGACGGCCGCGTGGCTTACGACGGCTCAACCCATGACCTGCAACAGGGTCGCGTCGCCGCCGCAGGTATTCTCGGAATCGCCCCCGTTGAACAGAATAAAAACTGA
- the thiP gene encoding thiamine/thiamine pyrophosphate ABC transporter permease ThiP → MATRRQPLIPGWLWPGAFAALLLSVVAALAFGALWLQAPQNPWRTLWQDDYLWHVVRFTFWQALLSTLLSTIPAIFLARALYRRHFPGHRWLLRLFAMTLVLPVLVTVFGLLSVYGRQGWLSQITAAFGLPYAFSPYGLGGILLAHVFFNLPLATRLMLQALESIATEQRQVAAQLGMGEWQHFRIVEWPWLRRQLLPAAALIFMLCFASFAVVLSLGGGPKATTIELAIYQALSFDYDPARASLLALIQMGCCLGLVLLSQRLAKLLPVGYSQQARWRNPQDTLFNRITDVLLIVAALLLLLPPLLAVAANGLNASLLAVLRQPALWDALWTSLKVAVLSGLLCVLLTLMLLWSSRELKLRRRHFSGQLLDLSGMLILAMPGIVLASGFFLLLNGTVGLPESPLWLVAATNALMAIPYALKVLENPMYDIAERYNLLCQSLDIRGWRRLQTIELRALRTPIAQALAFASILSLGDFGIIALFGNEQFRTLPFYLYQQIGAYRSADGAVTALLLLLLCFVLFTLIEKRADAYDRSR, encoded by the coding sequence ATGGCAACGCGCCGTCAGCCGCTAATCCCCGGCTGGCTCTGGCCCGGCGCTTTCGCCGCGCTGCTGCTGAGTGTGGTCGCCGCGCTGGCCTTCGGCGCTCTGTGGCTTCAGGCGCCGCAGAATCCGTGGCGCACGCTGTGGCAGGACGACTACCTGTGGCACGTCGTTCGCTTCACTTTTTGGCAGGCGTTGCTCTCGACGCTGCTGTCGACCATCCCGGCGATTTTTCTGGCGCGCGCACTGTATCGACGCCATTTTCCGGGACATCGCTGGCTGTTGAGGCTATTCGCCATGACGCTGGTGTTGCCGGTGCTGGTGACCGTGTTCGGTCTGCTCAGCGTATACGGGCGGCAAGGCTGGCTCTCACAGATCACGGCGGCATTTGGCCTACCTTACGCATTTTCTCCCTATGGGCTCGGCGGGATACTGTTGGCGCACGTTTTCTTCAACCTGCCGCTGGCCACGCGTCTGATGTTGCAGGCGCTGGAAAGCATCGCTACCGAACAGCGGCAGGTGGCCGCGCAGCTCGGGATGGGAGAATGGCAGCACTTTCGCATTGTGGAGTGGCCGTGGCTGCGCCGACAGCTCCTGCCTGCGGCCGCGCTGATCTTTATGCTCTGTTTTGCCAGCTTCGCCGTCGTGCTCTCGCTGGGCGGCGGCCCTAAGGCCACCACCATTGAGCTGGCGATCTATCAGGCGCTAAGCTTCGACTACGATCCGGCGCGCGCTTCGTTGTTGGCGCTGATTCAGATGGGATGCTGTCTCGGTCTGGTTCTGCTCAGCCAGCGGCTGGCTAAACTGCTGCCGGTCGGCTACAGCCAGCAGGCGCGCTGGCGTAATCCTCAGGACACGCTGTTCAACCGCATCACGGACGTGCTGTTGATCGTGGCCGCACTATTGTTGCTGCTACCGCCGCTATTGGCCGTGGCGGCGAATGGGCTGAACGCCTCCCTGCTCGCCGTGCTGCGTCAACCCGCGCTATGGGACGCGCTGTGGACTTCGTTGAAGGTCGCAGTACTCTCCGGCCTGTTGTGCGTACTGCTGACGCTGATGCTGCTGTGGAGCAGCCGGGAACTCAAGCTGCGTCGCCGCCATTTTTCCGGCCAACTGCTGGATCTTAGCGGCATGCTGATTCTGGCGATGCCCGGCATCGTACTGGCGAGCGGATTTTTCCTGCTGCTGAACGGCACCGTCGGGCTGCCGGAGTCGCCCCTGTGGCTGGTGGCGGCGACGAACGCGCTGATGGCGATCCCCTATGCGCTCAAAGTGCTGGAAAATCCCATGTATGACATCGCCGAGCGCTACAACCTGCTGTGCCAGTCGTTGGATATCCGCGGCTGGCGGCGACTGCAGACCATCGAACTGCGGGCGCTGCGGACGCCGATCGCACAGGCGCTGGCGTTCGCCTCTATTCTCTCGCTGGGCGATTTCGGCATCATCGCGCTGTTCGGCAATGAGCAATTCCGGACGCTGCCGTTTTATCTGTACCAGCAAATCGGCGCTTACCGCAGCGCCGACGGCGCCGTGACCGCCTTGCTTTTGCTGCTGCTGTGTTTTGTTCTGTTCACTCTGATTGAAAAACGGGCGGACGCTTATGATCGTTCTCGATAA
- the thiB gene encoding thiamine ABC transporter substrate binding subunit has protein sequence MLKKLLSCLLILTAPVFAKPTLTVYTYDSFTSEWGPGPSVKIAFEKECACELKFVALADGVALLNRLRMEGKRTQADVVLGLDNNLLKAAENTGLFSKRTVDTDALSLPGGWHNDTFVPYDYGYFAFIYNRDKLKNPPRSLHELVDNPTPWKVIYQDPRTSTPGLGLLLWMQKVYGDDAPQAWQKLAAKTVTVTKGWSEAYGLFLKGEADLVLSYTTSPVYHIIEEKKDNYIAAPFSEGHYLQVEVAGRLASSQQPQLAERFLKFMVSPAFQQRIPTTNWMYPVIDTPLPAGFQSLDKPAAILSFTPEQVATHRNDWIQAWQRAVSR, from the coding sequence GTGTTAAAAAAATTACTGTCCTGCCTGTTGATTCTCACTGCTCCGGTGTTCGCGAAACCTACGCTGACCGTGTATACCTACGACTCCTTCACCTCGGAATGGGGACCCGGTCCCAGCGTGAAAATCGCGTTTGAAAAAGAGTGCGCCTGCGAGCTGAAATTCGTGGCGCTGGCCGACGGCGTGGCGTTGCTTAACCGTCTGCGGATGGAAGGAAAGCGCACGCAGGCCGATGTCGTGCTGGGTCTGGACAACAACCTGCTTAAGGCGGCGGAAAACACCGGCCTGTTCAGCAAACGGACGGTCGATACCGATGCGCTCTCGCTGCCGGGCGGCTGGCACAATGACACGTTCGTGCCCTATGACTACGGATACTTCGCCTTTATCTATAACCGCGACAAGCTGAAAAACCCGCCGCGCAGCCTGCATGAGTTGGTCGACAACCCGACGCCGTGGAAAGTGATTTATCAGGACCCACGCACCAGCACGCCGGGACTCGGCCTGCTGCTCTGGATGCAAAAAGTCTATGGCGACGACGCCCCGCAGGCCTGGCAGAAGCTGGCTGCGAAGACGGTCACCGTGACCAAAGGCTGGAGCGAAGCCTATGGTTTGTTCCTGAAAGGCGAAGCCGACCTCGTGTTGAGCTACACCACCTCGCCCGTTTATCACATTATTGAAGAGAAGAAAGACAACTATATCGCGGCGCCCTTCAGCGAAGGCCACTATCTGCAGGTGGAGGTGGCCGGCCGGCTGGCGAGCAGCCAACAGCCGCAGTTGGCTGAGCGCTTCCTGAAGTTTATGGTCAGCCCGGCCTTCCAGCAGCGCATTCCGACCACCAACTGGATGTATCCGGTTATCGACACACCGCTGCCCGCCGGTTTCCAGTCTCTGGACAAACCGGCCGCGATACTGTCGTTTACGCCGGAGCAGGTCGCCACGCACCGTAATGACTGGATCCAGGCATGGCAACGCGCCGTCAGCCGCTAA